The window CAGCCCACATGGGACTTGGCAGCACCGCAAAGAAGATCCAGGGACTCTCAGACCGCGCTGAAGCGATGTACCGCCAGGTGCAAGAGCTTCAGCAGCGAATCATCAACCTCGAGGACGAAGTCGACGATACCCACGACACGGTGAAAAAGCTCGATCACAACATCACCGAACAACGGGCACTGTTGCTCGCCATCGCCGACGAACACGGGATCGACGGCGAACAGATCCTCGCGGAGGCGGCCATCGACGAGGCCGAAGCTGACGAAGATGGGGACGAAACCGACGACGTCGACGCCGACTCGGACGCTGAGGCTGCGACCACCTCTGAGTAATCTTCCGCGAGTTGTGGGCCGTCTGGTCTGGCGACCGGGAACGACTGGCGGTCGCACCTGATGGGAAGACCTAACAACAGGGGCAACATTTGCCCGCACAATGACGACCCACGAGCAGCCGTTGGATTCGGTGCTCGAGACGATCGGTGAAACGCCACTGGTACGGATCCACGACGCTCCCTCCGGCGTCCCAATCTACGCGAAACTCGAGTCGTTCAATCCCGGTGCCAGCGTCAAAGACCGCATCGGCCGCTACATGCTCGAGCGGATGCTCGAACGCGGCGACCTCGTCGCTGGCGGCACGGTGATCGAACCCACAGCTGGAAACACCGGAATTGGCCTCGCAATCGCCGCCGCCCAGCTGGGACTCGAGGCGATTTTCGTCGTCCCCGAGCGATTCAGCG of the Natronosalvus vescus genome contains:
- a CDS encoding DUF5798 family protein; its protein translation is MGLGSTAKKIQGLSDRAEAMYRQVQELQQRIINLEDEVDDTHDTVKKLDHNITEQRALLLAIADEHGIDGEQILAEAAIDEAEADEDGDETDDVDADSDAEAATTSE